The following proteins are co-located in the Doryrhamphus excisus isolate RoL2022-K1 chromosome 3, RoL_Dexc_1.0, whole genome shotgun sequence genome:
- the socs2 gene encoding suppressor of cytokine signaling 2 isoform X2, with the protein MTCQSSEASGESNPGVGAASRRTVECDESRVSLAMKELNSTGWYWGSLSANQAKEILQDAAEGTFLVRDSSQRDYLFTISAMTSAGPTNLRIEYQHGKFKLDSVLLVRPKLKQFDSVVHLVEHYVQLSKTGHKKAPESQPSTPRNGTVPLLLTRPAYATIPPLQHLCRVTINRSAGRVRDLPLPNRLKDYVADYTYNV; encoded by the exons ATGACCTGCCAGTCCTCCGAGGCGTCGGGTGAGAGCAACCCAGGAGTGGGGGCGGCCTCCAGGAGGACTGTGGAGTGTGACGAGAGCCGTGTCTCCTTGGCCATGAAGGAATTGAACAGCACAG GCTGGTACTGGGGAAGCCTGAGTGCCAACCAGGCCAAAGAGATCCTGCAGGACGCAGCCGAGGGAACCTTCCTAGTGCGGGACAGCTCTCAGAGGGACTACCTGTTCACCATCTCTGCCATGACGTCGGCAGGTCCCACCAACCTCCGCATCGAGTACCAACACGGCAAGTTCAAGCTGGACTCTGTGCTTCTGGTCAGACCCAAACTCAAGCAGTTTGACAGCGTGGTCCACCTGGTGGAGCACTACGTCCAACTGTCCAAGACCGGCCACAAGAAGGCGCCCGAGTCTCAGCCCTCCACGCCACGTAACGGCACAGTGCCGCTGCTCCTCACCCGGCCTGCCTACGCCACCATCCCGCCGCTGCAGCACCTGTGTCGCGTCACCATCAACAGAAGCGCAGGGCGGGTCCGGGACCTGCCCCTGCCCAACAGACTAAAGGACTACGTGGCCGACTACACCTACAATGTGTAG
- the socs2 gene encoding suppressor of cytokine signaling 2 isoform X1, whose translation MNKGVQNKLAVDDWARAQRTFWEVRTLKVILLVLVLVLVVVPCRATEGWTRPMTCQSSEASGESNPGVGAASRRTVECDESRVSLAMKELNSTGWYWGSLSANQAKEILQDAAEGTFLVRDSSQRDYLFTISAMTSAGPTNLRIEYQHGKFKLDSVLLVRPKLKQFDSVVHLVEHYVQLSKTGHKKAPESQPSTPRNGTVPLLLTRPAYATIPPLQHLCRVTINRSAGRVRDLPLPNRLKDYVADYTYNV comes from the exons ATGAATAAAGGAGTTCAAAACAAGCTCGCGGTTGACGACTGGGCGCGCGCACAGAGGACGTTCTGGGAAGTTCGGACCCTCAA GGTCATCCTCCTGGTCTTAGTCCTGGTCCTGGTGGTCGTCCCATGTCGGGCCACTGAGGGCTGGACGCGTCCAATGACCTGCCAGTCCTCCGAGGCGTCGGGTGAGAGCAACCCAGGAGTGGGGGCGGCCTCCAGGAGGACTGTGGAGTGTGACGAGAGCCGTGTCTCCTTGGCCATGAAGGAATTGAACAGCACAG GCTGGTACTGGGGAAGCCTGAGTGCCAACCAGGCCAAAGAGATCCTGCAGGACGCAGCCGAGGGAACCTTCCTAGTGCGGGACAGCTCTCAGAGGGACTACCTGTTCACCATCTCTGCCATGACGTCGGCAGGTCCCACCAACCTCCGCATCGAGTACCAACACGGCAAGTTCAAGCTGGACTCTGTGCTTCTGGTCAGACCCAAACTCAAGCAGTTTGACAGCGTGGTCCACCTGGTGGAGCACTACGTCCAACTGTCCAAGACCGGCCACAAGAAGGCGCCCGAGTCTCAGCCCTCCACGCCACGTAACGGCACAGTGCCGCTGCTCCTCACCCGGCCTGCCTACGCCACCATCCCGCCGCTGCAGCACCTGTGTCGCGTCACCATCAACAGAAGCGCAGGGCGGGTCCGGGACCTGCCCCTGCCCAACAGACTAAAGGACTACGTGGCCGACTACACCTACAATGTGTAG